One window of Candidatus Neomarinimicrobiota bacterium genomic DNA carries:
- a CDS encoding tail fiber protein yields the protein MINRKIKLMTFMMVLISVISAQTISVQGVLRDPLGKTVEDDTYPLTLKLYEQAVEGTPVWEEAIGEVQIRHGVFNLELGTVSPLDIPFNTTYYLGITVGTDPEIEPRMKLMKAPAAMSMSGLHNVIPSHGNMGVGTSNPQAGLHIVPNEAGTDLLKVDGSGGGVSVDAAGDFNIESGGAIKFADNSRLVSGDFNGIASHVRSDADAAVIVDADGDGVGSVKFYVGDSLKMEINAEGVVISGATALGAFPGSMLMFTNDFLPTGWLLCDGSEYSTSEYTDLYEIIGTSYGSGVGTFKVPDMRSRGVKGFNSSITAFDTLGERGGTETHTLTEDEMPSHLHTVDPPSIYSSYGGSHTHTMVGKTFKKHSDLNSTGPWPDEDVNTRGFESEHSFFHGEGGHAHSVTLPAQDTGLTGADSTHNILHPYMAVNYIIKY from the coding sequence ATGATAAATAGAAAAATAAAATTAATGACATTCATGATGGTGTTGATATCCGTTATCAGTGCTCAAACTATCAGCGTTCAAGGTGTCCTGCGTGATCCTTTAGGCAAAACGGTGGAAGACGATACCTACCCTCTCACACTCAAATTATATGAACAAGCTGTTGAAGGAACTCCAGTATGGGAAGAAGCCATCGGTGAAGTGCAAATACGCCACGGTGTATTCAATCTTGAGTTGGGCACCGTAAGCCCACTGGATATTCCTTTTAACACCACCTATTATTTAGGGATTACAGTAGGAACAGACCCTGAAATTGAGCCGCGGATGAAATTAATGAAAGCCCCGGCTGCTATGTCTATGAGCGGGCTACACAATGTAATTCCGTCCCATGGAAATATGGGTGTGGGCACAAGCAACCCCCAAGCCGGACTGCATATTGTACCCAATGAAGCCGGTACTGACCTTTTAAAAGTAGATGGCAGTGGTGGCGGAGTTAGCGTAGATGCAGCTGGAGATTTTAACATAGAAAGCGGAGGTGCCATAAAATTTGCAGATAACAGTCGATTGGTATCCGGTGATTTCAACGGAATTGCCAGCCATGTCAGGTCGGATGCTGATGCCGCTGTTATAGTGGATGCCGATGGTGACGGAGTTGGCTCGGTGAAATTCTATGTTGGCGATTCATTAAAAATGGAAATTAATGCAGAAGGTGTGGTTATTTCCGGTGCAACTGCTTTGGGTGCCTTCCCCGGCTCGATGTTAATGTTTACCAACGACTTCCTACCTACCGGTTGGTTGCTCTGCGACGGCAGCGAATACTCCACCTCCGAATATACCGATCTATACGAAATTATCGGCACAAGCTATGGCTCCGGTGTCGGGACATTCAAAGTTCCTGATATGCGGAGCAGAGGTGTTAAAGGATTTAATAGCTCCATTACAGCGTTTGATACGCTTGGAGAAAGGGGCGGAACAGAAACACATACATTAACTGAAGATGAAATGCCAAGTCATCTACACACTGTGGACCCACCTTCAATATATTCTTCTTATGGAGGGTCCCATACTCATACTATGGTTGGAAAAACATTCAAAAAACATAGTGATTTGAACAGTACTGGTCCGTGGCCTGATGAGGATGTTAACACCCGTGGTTTTGAAAGTGAACATAGTTTTTTTCATGGTGAGGGGGGACATGCCCACTCTGTGACCCTACCAGCTCAAGATACGGGTTTGACAGGTGCTGATTCAACCCACAATATTTTACATCCGTATATGGCGGTGAATTACATAATCAAATATTAA
- a CDS encoding tail fiber protein — translation MINRKIKLMTFMMVLISLISAQTISVQGVLRDPLGKTVEDGYYNLTLKLYEELAGGIEIWQESQSSVYTIHGVFSLDLGSVNSLNNVPFNTTYYLGISVDGDPEMDPRLKLLKVPSALSVVGTQNIIPSSGNAGIGTMNPQAGLHIVADGAGDDLLKIENEAGKTIRVDPSGNLYLESGGVLKFEDGSQLNSADFGGTVASVVTDGDAIITADEDGNGSGRIKFYSGDSLQMVIDHSGVSVAGKTNFGFPTGTTIMFTGAVAPSGWLLCDGNEYSTIEYADLFAVIDILYGAGFGTFKVPDMRSRHIMGYDETNAHFNEVGKTGGEETHSLIESELPNHNHSVDMSTAQVAASGSHRHTSYARNMYTWEVSANHPGNMQSLPYVHSTLQDIQFPYAGDHRHDVDFSPWDTDPKGGDATHNILHPYATVNYIIKY, via the coding sequence ATGATAAATAGAAAAATAAAATTAATGACATTCATGATGGTGTTGATATCCCTTATCAGTGCGCAAACCATCAGTGTGCAGGGGGTCTTGCGTGATCCCTTGGGGAAAACCGTAGAAGACGGCTATTACAATCTTACACTCAAATTATATGAGGAATTAGCAGGTGGTATTGAAATTTGGCAGGAAAGTCAAAGTAGCGTTTATACCATACATGGTGTATTCAGCCTTGATTTGGGTTCGGTAAATTCTCTGAATAATGTTCCCTTTAATACGACCTACTATCTGGGTATTTCGGTTGATGGAGATCCTGAAATGGACCCTCGCTTAAAACTATTGAAAGTTCCCTCAGCCCTGTCTGTGGTGGGAACACAGAATATAATCCCATCGAGTGGGAATGCCGGCATCGGCACCATGAATCCCCAGGCCGGTCTGCATATTGTTGCGGATGGAGCAGGAGATGACCTATTGAAGATTGAAAATGAAGCGGGTAAAACTATAAGGGTAGATCCATCAGGTAATTTGTATCTGGAAAGTGGCGGTGTTCTCAAATTTGAAGACGGCAGCCAATTGAATAGTGCCGATTTTGGCGGAACAGTTGCAAGTGTGGTAACAGATGGTGATGCCATAATTACAGCAGATGAAGACGGAAATGGATCCGGTAGAATAAAATTTTATTCCGGGGATTCCTTGCAAATGGTCATTGACCATAGTGGCGTTTCCGTTGCAGGCAAAACGAATTTTGGCTTTCCCACAGGTACAACCATTATGTTTACAGGTGCTGTGGCGCCATCCGGCTGGTTACTATGTGACGGAAATGAATACAGCACCATAGAATATGCCGATCTTTTTGCCGTGATTGATATTTTATATGGTGCAGGGTTTGGAACATTTAAAGTCCCGGATATGAGAAGCCGACATATTATGGGGTATGACGAAACAAATGCACACTTTAATGAAGTAGGGAAAACCGGAGGGGAAGAAACCCATTCATTGATAGAAAGTGAATTGCCCAATCACAATCATTCAGTAGATATGTCAACAGCACAAGTTGCTGCGAGTGGATCCCATAGACATACATCGTATGCACGAAATATGTATACTTGGGAAGTATCTGCTAATCATCCAGGGAACATGCAGAGCTTACCCTATGTACACTCCACCTTACAAGATATTCAGTTTCCGTATGCTGGTGATCATCGGCACGATGTAGATTTTTCTCCATGGGATACTGATCCCAAAGGTGGTGATGCTACCCATAATATTTTACATCCCTATGCTACGGTGAATTACATAATCAAATACTAA